In one Rutidosis leptorrhynchoides isolate AG116_Rl617_1_P2 chromosome 8, CSIRO_AGI_Rlap_v1, whole genome shotgun sequence genomic region, the following are encoded:
- the LOC139864142 gene encoding uncharacterized protein, translated as MVICAYAPHAGLGDDEKSRFWEALDEVVRSFPADHRLVIGGDLNGHIGTISDGYTGVYGGFGYGVRNEEGRSILEFAVAHDLVVENSFFRKTEAQLATFHSGGHSTQIDYLLLRKGDLRACRDCRALTTWTCSTQHRLLVMDLVLQRRVTKRVRFVQPRILWKNLIEGKVETFKASVLERVEAGMDTITQVDADQMWNRMASAIRDVAKETLGVAVGTSRGHKSNRESWWISDEVQTKIALKQLRFRELISCRDGTRDDRTRAEERYKEANIEAKKAVAHAKDKAY; from the coding sequence ATGGTCATTTGTGCCTACGCACCTCATGCTGGTTTAGGAGATGATGAAAAAAGTCGCTTTTGGGAAGCGTTAGATGAAGTTGTGAGGAGTTTCCCCGCTGACCATCGATTGGTTATTGGGGGAGACCTTAATGGTCATATAGGAACGATCTCGGATGGATATACGGGTGTCTATGGGGGCTTTGGGTACGGAGTTCGGAATGAAGAAGGACGCTCTATTCTTGAATTTGCTGTTGCTCACGATCTGGTTGTTGAAAACTCTTTCTTTAGGAAGACGGAAGCACAACTAGCTACTTTCCACAGTGGGGGACATAGTACCCAGATTGACTATTTGCTGCTTCGTAAAGGGGACCTTAGGGCTTGCAGAGATTGTAGAGCCCTGACTACCTGGACTTGTTCCACCCAACACAGATTATTGGTCATGGACTTGGTTCTGCAGAGGCGGGTTACTAAGAGAGTGAGGTTCGTCCAACCTAGGATCCTTTGGAAGAATCTGATTGAAGGGAAAGTCGAAACTTTTAAAGCGTCAGTGTTGGAAAGAGTAGAGGCAGGAATGGATACCATTACTCAAGTGGACGCAGATCAGATGTGGAATAGGATGGCATCTGCTATTAGGGATGTTGCCAAGGAAACCTTAGGTGTGGCAGTAGGGACATCGAGAGGACATAAGTCTAATAGAGAATCATGGTGGATTAGTGATGAGGTTCAAACCAAAATCGCGCTTAAGCAACTGAGATTTAGGGAGCTCATTTCATGTCGGGACGGGACACGTGATGATAGAACTAGGGCAGAAGAGAGGTATAAAGAAGCCAACATAGAAGCTAAGAAGGCCGTTGCCCATGCAAAAGATAAAGCGTATTAA